In a genomic window of Diorhabda carinulata isolate Delta chromosome 8, icDioCari1.1, whole genome shotgun sequence:
- the LOC130897628 gene encoding uncharacterized protein LOC130897628 isoform X5, which produces MCNNLATRTRSRIVLNGIWTYRVCPESNRTDFLPPRLYFRACAHRLDAVEGVPSQQTSGWSVVSEHLESQDRHFRATCFCELCKPKMQRSLEQRYAIKFCVKLGKSATETFDMIKQAYPDVALARSGVFRWHQAFLEGREEVADEDRAGRPSTSTNTDNVTRVRKVLNTDRRLSIRLIAQMLNLPKSVVHDIVTEHHDNAPAHTAFLVNSYLTKAGIPTLPQPPYSPDVAPRTFFCFLA; this is translated from the exons ATGTGCAACAATCTTGC AACCAGAACCAGAAGTCGTATAGTGCTAAATGGTATATGGACATACAGGGTTTGTCCGGAAAGTAATAGGACTGATTTTCTTCCGCCGCGATTGTACTTCAGAGCGTGCGCGCACCGACTGGATGCGGTAGAGGGCGTTCCTAGCCAACAAACGAGCGGCTGGTCAGTTGTCTCCGAGCACCTGGAGAGTCAGGACAGGCATTTTCGCGCGACGTGTTTCTGTGAGTTGTGCAAGCCGAAAATGCAGCGTTCGTTAGAGCAGAGGTACGCGATTAAATTCTGTGTGAAACTCGGTAAATCTGCGACAGAGACGTTTGATATGATCAAGCAGGCTTACCCAGATGTTGCTTTAGCAAGAAGTGGTGTGTTTCGGTGGCACCAGGCCTTTTTGGAGGGCCGGGAAGAGGTCGCCGATGAAGACCGTGCTGGAAGACCTTCGACTTCGACAAACACCGACAATGTGACTCGTGTGCGCAAAGTTTTGAACACAGACCGTCGACTAAGTATTCGTTTGATTGCCCAGATGTTAAATTTACCAAAATCTGTGGTTCATGACATTGTGACGGAGCACCACGACAACGCCCCGGCTCACACCGCCTTTCTTGTGAACAGCTACCTGACTAAGGCCGGCATTCCAACACTTCCGCAGCCGCCCTACAGCCCAGATGTGGCCCCCcggacttttttttgtttcctcgcCTGA